A genomic window from Haladaptatus caseinilyticus includes:
- a CDS encoding Era-like GTP-binding protein: MGLFTGLKQSIRRVTDKLFTSEEPKRIGIYGPPNAGKTTLANRIARDWTGDAVGPESHVPHETRRARRKENVEIERDGRTVTIDIVDTPGVTTKVDYEEFLDHDMEKEDAVRRSREATEGVAEAMHWLREDVDGVIYVLDSSTDPFTQVNTMLIGIIESQDLPVLILANKTDLEGSSVQRIRNAYPQHETIPLSALEGENMDEVYTKIAEYFG; encoded by the coding sequence ATGGGATTGTTTACAGGTCTCAAACAAAGTATACGACGCGTTACAGATAAGCTCTTCACGTCAGAAGAGCCGAAGCGAATCGGCATTTACGGCCCACCGAACGCCGGAAAGACGACACTCGCTAATCGGATTGCCCGCGATTGGACCGGCGACGCTGTTGGTCCCGAAAGTCACGTTCCACACGAGACACGTCGCGCACGAAGAAAAGAAAACGTCGAAATCGAGCGGGACGGGAGAACCGTCACGATCGATATCGTTGACACGCCCGGTGTGACGACGAAAGTCGATTACGAGGAGTTCCTCGACCACGACATGGAAAAGGAGGACGCGGTACGTCGGTCCCGTGAAGCGACCGAAGGTGTCGCGGAAGCGATGCACTGGCTTCGAGAGGACGTGGATGGCGTTATCTATGTCCTCGACAGTTCGACCGACCCGTTTACGCAGGTGAACACGATGCTCATCGGCATCATCGAGAGCCAAGACCTTCCCGTCCTGATTCTCGCCAACAAAACCGACCTCGAAGGTTCGAGTGTCCAGCGTATTCGAAACGCCTACCCACAGCACGAGACGATTCCGCTTTCAGCTCTAGAAGGAGAGAATATGGACGAAGTGTACACGAAAATCGCGGAGTACTTCGGGTGA
- a CDS encoding DedA family protein: MQLASLVAAETTPLVGLFALSMFGLALLSVGSESNSIRQFLSDYGIILLVAGVAAAAVVGIYLFLIGDKALAEQWLDQYGLLALFLILILEGAMLLYFAPSESLVPTSVYVLASPDDFRGIAVIIFVAVVGATIGQYALFSLAKRGGREYLLEKPWFRISESSLDRFDGWFERWGRIVVPVSNALLFTRGMITVPAGFAEMRDWEFIILSAIGTLIFQSWLAAFAIYTIELGLLDYLPF; this comes from the coding sequence ATGCAACTCGCCTCGCTCGTCGCAGCCGAGACGACTCCCCTCGTTGGTCTGTTCGCCCTTTCGATGTTCGGTTTGGCACTCCTCTCGGTTGGCTCGGAGTCAAACTCCATCCGACAGTTCCTCTCCGATTACGGCATTATCCTGCTCGTTGCCGGTGTCGCGGCCGCCGCGGTCGTCGGTATCTACCTCTTCCTAATCGGCGATAAGGCACTCGCGGAACAGTGGCTCGACCAGTACGGACTGCTTGCCCTCTTCCTCATCCTCATCTTGGAGGGTGCGATGTTACTCTATTTCGCACCGAGCGAGAGTCTCGTCCCCACGTCAGTCTACGTATTAGCTTCCCCCGACGATTTTCGAGGTATCGCCGTCATTATTTTCGTCGCCGTCGTCGGCGCGACGATCGGCCAGTACGCGCTGTTCTCGCTCGCAAAACGTGGCGGCCGGGAGTACCTCCTCGAAAAGCCATGGTTCCGTATCAGCGAATCATCGTTGGACCGATTCGATGGCTGGTTCGAACGATGGGGTCGTATCGTCGTTCCAGTGAGTAACGCGCTGTTGTTTACGCGCGGAATGATCACCGTCCCGGCCGGATTCGCGGAGATGCGAGACTGGGAGTTCATCATCCTCTCGGCGATCGGTACGCTGATTTTTCAGTCGTGGCTCGCCGCATTCGCGATTTACACCATCGAACTCGGCCTCCTCGACTACCTCCCGTTCTGA
- the hemB gene encoding porphobilinogen synthase produces MNPIERPRRLRRDGLRELVSETEIATDDLIAPVFIDATTDERVAIDTMPGHERVPIDESVARVEEVLETGVEAVMLFGIPESKDERGSRAWADDGVVQEATRKITRETGATVITDVCLCEYTDHGHCGVLENEAADEPRLTVKNDETLGLLQKIAVSHAKAGAEMVAPSGMMDGMVGAIREALDDTGYADVPIMSYAAKYESAFYGPFRDAADGAPAFGNRRHYQMDPANSREAMREVELDVEQGADVLMVKPALPYLDIVRDIREEFDHPIAAYNVSGEYAMIHAANEKGWLDLQETAVESLLSIKRAGADLILTYFAEDIADELA; encoded by the coding sequence ATGAACCCTATCGAGCGCCCGCGTCGTCTTCGACGAGACGGTCTCCGCGAACTGGTCAGCGAGACTGAAATAGCGACGGACGACCTCATCGCCCCCGTCTTCATCGATGCGACGACCGACGAACGGGTTGCAATAGATACTATGCCCGGACACGAACGTGTCCCTATCGACGAGAGCGTGGCTCGAGTCGAGGAAGTACTCGAAACCGGTGTCGAGGCTGTCATGCTGTTCGGCATTCCGGAGTCAAAAGACGAACGGGGCAGTCGTGCGTGGGCAGACGATGGCGTCGTCCAAGAAGCGACTCGAAAAATCACGAGGGAGACGGGCGCCACAGTCATCACCGACGTTTGCCTTTGTGAGTACACCGACCACGGTCACTGTGGCGTGTTGGAAAACGAGGCCGCGGACGAGCCGCGGCTCACGGTAAAGAACGACGAAACGCTCGGCCTCCTTCAAAAAATCGCCGTCTCACACGCCAAGGCCGGTGCGGAGATGGTCGCACCCAGCGGTATGATGGACGGGATGGTCGGCGCGATTCGAGAGGCGTTGGACGATACGGGATACGCGGACGTACCCATCATGAGCTACGCCGCGAAGTACGAATCGGCATTTTATGGGCCATTTCGCGACGCGGCGGACGGTGCACCGGCGTTCGGAAATCGGCGGCATTACCAGATGGACCCGGCCAACTCGCGCGAAGCCATGCGCGAAGTCGAACTCGACGTGGAACAGGGCGCTGACGTGCTGATGGTGAAACCGGCACTCCCGTATCTCGACATCGTCCGCGACATCCGCGAGGAGTTCGACCATCCCATCGCCGCCTACAACGTCTCCGGAGAGTACGCGATGATTCACGCGGCAAACGAGAAGGGGTGGCTCGATTTACAGGAGACCGCAGTCGAGTCCCTACTATCCATCAAACGTGCCGGTGCGGACCTGATCTTGACGTACTTCGCCGAAGATATCGCCGACGAACTCGCTTGA
- a CDS encoding OapC/ArvC family zinc-ribbon domain-containing protein: MPHTCTNCGRAFADGSKEMLSGCPDCGGNKFQFRPSGSSPDETTASESSSSPAESTGSDADAPSSSGAVGRAASTVKGWVGSRDRQANRTRRTADESAADSSAARTTDTAATKASAGASKPSSDVKTEASSPSDPAVDSRPDAAIDPGEDRAQASARSDVVPEDELPEKPAREDSETVEKPPDENQPSLDELREELNSQFESIKVVEPGQYELNLMELYERDEYIIALKENGRYVIQVPDSWAGSGDN; this comes from the coding sequence ATGCCGCACACGTGTACGAACTGCGGACGTGCGTTTGCCGACGGGTCAAAAGAGATGCTCTCGGGCTGTCCCGACTGCGGTGGGAACAAGTTTCAGTTTCGACCATCAGGGTCGTCTCCAGACGAAACAACGGCCTCCGAGTCGAGCAGTTCGCCGGCGGAATCGACGGGCTCTGATGCCGATGCACCGTCCAGTTCCGGTGCGGTCGGTCGTGCTGCCTCGACCGTGAAAGGATGGGTCGGGTCGCGCGACCGACAAGCGAATCGCACACGAAGGACTGCGGACGAATCGGCTGCCGATTCGTCCGCAGCGAGGACTACTGATACCGCCGCCACGAAAGCTAGTGCAGGCGCCAGTAAACCGTCATCGGATGTAAAGACAGAAGCGAGTTCTCCTTCCGACCCTGCTGTCGATTCGAGACCTGACGCCGCAATCGATCCAGGTGAAGATCGCGCGCAGGCGAGCGCGCGATCAGATGTCGTCCCGGAAGACGAACTCCCGGAAAAACCGGCCCGGGAAGACAGCGAGACGGTCGAAAAACCTCCCGATGAAAATCAACCGAGTCTCGATGAACTCCGGGAAGAACTCAACAGCCAGTTCGAGAGCATCAAGGTTGTCGAACCCGGCCAGTACGAACTCAATCTGATGGAACTTTACGAGCGCGACGAGTATATCATCGCACTCAAAGAGAACGGTCGGTACGTCATCCAAGTCCCCGACTCCTGGGCCGGTTCGGGCGACAACTAA
- a CDS encoding DUF2073 domain-containing protein, with protein sequence MPEVKKSDDGVQIDLIGGERMSGKTSMEKIRMILDSVHEGNIVILEEGLAPDEESKLIEVTMAEISPDEFSGIEIETYPRSKTSDSGFLGRLMGRESSGSKLTVIGPANQIETLHKDENLISALISRK encoded by the coding sequence ATGCCGGAAGTGAAAAAATCAGACGACGGCGTCCAAATCGACCTCATCGGTGGTGAGCGAATGTCCGGGAAGACCAGCATGGAAAAGATTCGGATGATACTGGACAGCGTTCACGAAGGAAACATCGTCATCCTCGAAGAGGGACTTGCACCTGACGAAGAAAGCAAACTCATCGAAGTGACGATGGCAGAGATCAGTCCCGATGAGTTCAGCGGTATCGAAATCGAGACGTATCCTCGCTCGAAGACGTCTGACAGCGGATTTCTCGGTCGCTTGATGGGCCGCGAATCCAGCGGTTCGAAACTCACCGTTATCGGCCCTGCGAACCAAATCGAGACGCTTCATAAGGACGAAAACCTCATCAGCGCACTCATCTCCCGTAAATAA
- a CDS encoding TRAP transporter permease, with translation MSDTLSEQAQEELVEELEHRRHLRGTVAVVASAIAIAFSAFQMWLAARGFIFEVTLPIVGGIRLGALQLLQVNAVHVTFALLLSFLLFPTSTGRGFLSRRLGRIVPTLRERLGDDNPVTRGAAGLRRGVRWAMVDSDRNRVTPVDGVMMGISLLAVWYMLADFEEIRGMRALGLGFGRTISEVYPFLSPIVDALSAIGIPLNDVSYAFVLGVLGVLLVLDATRRALGLYLMIIVASFIVYARWGYLIPLDAPIIGVLSIPPLDWDSIVQNLWYNTENGVFGIPVTVSVRFIFIFILFGAFLEMSGAGQWFIELAYAATGRRKGGPAKASILASGFMGTISGSSIANTVTTGAFTIPLMKRSGYRPEFAGAVEASASSGGQILPPVMGAAAFLIVEYTLTPFRDVIIAATIPAIVFFFGVWVMVHLEASKESIGGLADSEIVNVHPHLLRGWFYLIPLLLLLYFLIIERLSIERAAWFTLIAIGALIAFVAAYNRRSRVALIGTIGGLSALQFVSFVTGGVGIVSLLTGGGGAGTTPIVALNAVAGQLGWIILAVSFATMLLRPHADAPLLDFDGQVDTAVAKGAKALRRPKLADNRGFQYGGFVLTSMDSGARTATTVVIAVAAAGIIPGVISVSGLGPNLTALIQTVSGGSIVVLLILTAISSIILGMGMPTTVTYIILVSMLGDAIAGFGIPILAAHLFILYFGVIADITPPVAVAAYAASGIAKSDQFQTGVEAFSLSLNKAIVPFAFVLTPGILLLRGVGTGQQVHVIGLNDVTNLGYFVPDVLIPVAGVFVGVVALGATVIGYLYADVSRMDRVWFALSALLLMAPLLLFNTVTGLFGLVGLPTFEPGSFDLVLRAVGAIAFVALALKNRRRSDRQAAEERGRTEMA, from the coding sequence ATGAGCGACACACTCAGTGAACAAGCACAAGAGGAACTCGTCGAAGAACTCGAACATAGACGCCACCTTCGAGGGACGGTTGCAGTCGTCGCCTCGGCTATCGCCATCGCGTTCTCGGCGTTTCAGATGTGGCTCGCGGCTCGCGGATTCATCTTCGAGGTGACGCTCCCTATCGTTGGAGGGATTCGACTGGGTGCGCTTCAACTGCTCCAAGTGAACGCGGTACACGTCACGTTCGCCCTGCTGTTATCGTTTCTCCTGTTTCCGACTTCGACCGGGCGAGGGTTTCTCTCGCGCCGTCTCGGCCGCATCGTCCCGACACTCCGCGAACGACTCGGTGACGATAATCCGGTGACCCGCGGCGCGGCAGGGTTACGTCGAGGGGTTCGCTGGGCGATGGTAGATTCGGACAGGAATAGAGTTACGCCAGTCGATGGCGTCATGATGGGGATATCGCTGTTGGCCGTTTGGTACATGTTGGCCGACTTCGAAGAGATCCGGGGAATGCGGGCGCTCGGCCTCGGATTCGGGCGCACGATTTCGGAGGTATACCCGTTTCTCTCACCGATCGTCGATGCACTTTCGGCTATCGGAATTCCGTTAAACGACGTGTCCTACGCGTTCGTTCTCGGGGTGCTCGGCGTCCTCCTCGTGCTCGACGCGACGCGACGAGCACTCGGCCTCTACTTGATGATCATCGTCGCATCGTTCATCGTTTATGCGCGGTGGGGGTATCTGATTCCACTCGATGCACCCATCATCGGCGTGCTTTCGATACCGCCGCTCGACTGGGATTCCATCGTTCAGAACCTCTGGTACAACACCGAAAACGGGGTGTTCGGAATACCGGTCACCGTGAGCGTTCGTTTCATCTTTATCTTCATTCTCTTCGGGGCATTCCTGGAAATGAGTGGGGCTGGCCAATGGTTCATCGAACTGGCGTACGCCGCGACCGGACGCAGAAAAGGCGGTCCGGCGAAAGCGTCCATCCTCGCATCCGGGTTCATGGGAACCATCAGCGGGTCGTCAATTGCGAACACCGTGACGACGGGGGCATTTACGATTCCGTTGATGAAACGCTCCGGCTATCGCCCCGAGTTCGCGGGGGCCGTCGAAGCCTCTGCATCTTCCGGCGGGCAAATCCTCCCGCCAGTCATGGGCGCGGCGGCGTTCCTCATCGTGGAATATACGCTGACGCCGTTCCGCGACGTGATTATCGCCGCGACGATCCCCGCAATCGTCTTTTTCTTCGGTGTCTGGGTAATGGTCCATCTCGAAGCGTCGAAGGAGAGTATCGGTGGATTGGCGGATTCGGAAATCGTTAACGTTCATCCGCACCTCCTTCGTGGATGGTTTTACCTCATTCCGCTACTGTTGCTCCTTTACTTTCTCATCATCGAGCGATTGTCCATCGAACGCGCAGCGTGGTTCACTCTTATCGCTATCGGTGCACTCATCGCGTTCGTTGCGGCGTACAATCGCCGTTCGAGAGTGGCCCTCATCGGAACGATCGGAGGCCTCTCCGCGCTTCAGTTCGTCTCGTTTGTGACTGGTGGTGTCGGTATCGTCTCACTTCTCACCGGTGGCGGCGGAGCGGGAACCACACCTATCGTCGCACTCAACGCCGTGGCTGGACAACTCGGATGGATAATTCTCGCGGTGAGTTTCGCAACCATGTTACTTCGACCGCACGCGGACGCACCGCTTCTCGATTTCGACGGGCAAGTCGATACCGCGGTGGCAAAAGGAGCGAAGGCACTTCGGCGTCCGAAACTCGCCGACAACCGTGGGTTCCAGTACGGTGGATTCGTGCTCACGTCGATGGATTCGGGCGCGCGAACCGCGACGACGGTCGTCATCGCAGTCGCGGCCGCGGGTATCATCCCCGGCGTCATCAGCGTCAGCGGACTCGGGCCGAATCTCACAGCACTCATTCAGACGGTCAGTGGCGGCTCTATCGTCGTACTCTTGATTTTGACGGCGATTTCATCGATCATTCTCGGAATGGGGATGCCGACGACGGTAACGTACATTATCCTCGTTTCGATGCTCGGTGATGCTATTGCCGGGTTCGGAATACCCATTCTGGCGGCCCATCTGTTCATCCTCTATTTCGGTGTCATCGCGGATATCACGCCACCGGTGGCGGTTGCGGCTTATGCGGCCTCCGGAATCGCGAAATCCGACCAGTTCCAAACGGGGGTAGAGGCGTTTTCGCTCTCGTTGAACAAGGCCATCGTTCCGTTCGCGTTCGTGCTGACACCCGGAATTTTGCTTCTGCGCGGTGTCGGGACCGGACAGCAGGTCCACGTCATCGGATTGAACGACGTTACCAACCTCGGCTACTTCGTTCCCGACGTGTTGATTCCAGTGGCAGGCGTTTTCGTCGGTGTCGTGGCACTCGGTGCGACGGTCATCGGCTATCTCTACGCCGACGTGAGCAGGATGGACCGAGTATGGTTTGCGTTGTCCGCACTCCTCCTCATGGCTCCGCTGCTGTTGTTCAACACCGTGACAGGCCTGTTCGGATTGGTCGGGTTACCCACCTTCGAACCAGGGTCGTTCGACCTCGTCCTCCGGGCAGTCGGGGCAATCGCGTTCGTCGCACTCGCGCTCAAGAATCGGCGACGATCGGACAGGCAAGCGGCGGAGGAGCGTGGCAGGACTGAAATGGCCTGA
- a CDS encoding ammonium transporter — MSDLTVLAQGASDLEVIAKGVNLLWVLVATFLIFFMHAGFAMLEAGQVRSKNVANQLTKNLLTWSVGVLAFFLVGSALSTIVGYLTGATGAWSIAGEFAAILEPSGVNDWVNWLFGAVFAMTAATIVSGAVAGRCKLRTYVTYTVLLAAIIYPVVVGFTWAGGILATIGFHDFAGGMVVHGMGGLAGLTAAWVVGPRLGRFDENGNANVIPGHSVTFAVLGTLILAFGWYGFNVGTAATVFAVEGETLSLDAFATVGRVALVTTLGMATGAIGAGAVSLLRTDKVDTLYVANGLLAGLVGITGIADDIVWPGALAVGLLAGAQLPFVFEFVEKRLNIDDVCAVFPVHGSAGILGTLAYPFVAVGTWQGGGLNSVLSGLAVQTAGVLLIGLWTIVATGFVFGVARSLGQARVTPAHEREGLDVAEHGVETYPEFGIGDSGEIPAEHLRADGGTQPNDGAIKLVTAIVRPDRLTDVKRALADIGAPSLTVTNVSGRGSQPAKLGQWRGEEYVVDLHQKVKVECVVADIPANEVIEAIRGAANTGEPGDGKVFVVPIEDACQVRTGKRGTEAV, encoded by the coding sequence ATGAGCGATTTGACCGTGCTCGCGCAGGGCGCAAGCGACCTCGAAGTCATCGCGAAGGGCGTCAATCTCCTCTGGGTACTCGTTGCAACGTTCCTCATCTTCTTCATGCACGCCGGATTCGCCATGCTGGAAGCCGGTCAGGTGCGTTCGAAGAACGTCGCCAACCAGTTGACGAAAAACCTACTCACGTGGAGTGTAGGCGTTCTCGCCTTCTTCCTCGTCGGGTCGGCGCTGTCTACCATCGTTGGCTATCTCACCGGTGCGACTGGAGCGTGGTCCATCGCCGGTGAGTTCGCCGCCATCCTCGAACCGAGCGGCGTGAACGATTGGGTCAACTGGCTGTTCGGCGCGGTGTTCGCCATGACCGCCGCGACCATCGTCAGCGGGGCCGTTGCAGGACGGTGCAAACTCCGAACGTACGTGACCTACACCGTTCTACTGGCAGCAATCATCTACCCCGTCGTCGTCGGCTTCACGTGGGCGGGGGGCATCCTTGCGACGATCGGTTTCCACGATTTTGCGGGCGGCATGGTCGTTCACGGAATGGGCGGTCTCGCGGGATTGACCGCCGCATGGGTCGTCGGACCGCGTCTCGGTCGCTTCGACGAAAACGGAAACGCGAACGTCATTCCTGGTCACTCGGTGACCTTCGCCGTTCTTGGAACGCTCATCCTCGCGTTCGGTTGGTACGGGTTCAACGTCGGTACTGCCGCGACGGTGTTCGCGGTCGAAGGCGAGACCCTCTCATTGGATGCGTTCGCGACGGTCGGCCGGGTTGCCCTCGTCACCACGCTTGGAATGGCGACGGGCGCAATCGGCGCAGGCGCGGTTTCGTTGCTCCGTACCGACAAAGTCGATACCCTCTACGTTGCCAACGGCCTGCTCGCAGGACTCGTCGGCATCACGGGAATCGCCGACGACATCGTTTGGCCCGGTGCGCTTGCAGTCGGCCTCTTGGCGGGTGCACAACTTCCCTTCGTCTTCGAGTTCGTCGAAAAGCGGCTCAACATCGACGACGTGTGTGCCGTGTTCCCAGTTCACGGGTCCGCAGGAATTCTCGGGACGCTGGCCTACCCGTTCGTCGCAGTCGGGACGTGGCAAGGAGGGGGTCTGAACTCGGTACTTTCGGGGCTAGCGGTCCAGACCGCAGGCGTCTTGCTCATCGGTCTGTGGACGATCGTGGCGACTGGTTTTGTGTTCGGTGTCGCCCGCTCACTTGGACAAGCCCGCGTCACGCCTGCCCACGAGCGCGAAGGACTCGACGTTGCGGAACACGGCGTCGAAACCTATCCCGAATTCGGCATCGGTGACTCCGGTGAGATACCTGCGGAGCACCTCCGTGCAGACGGTGGTACACAACCAAACGACGGAGCCATCAAACTCGTTACTGCAATCGTCCGACCGGACAGATTGACCGACGTAAAGCGCGCACTGGCGGATATCGGCGCACCCAGCCTTACGGTGACAAACGTCAGTGGCCGCGGCAGTCAACCCGCGAAACTCGGTCAGTGGCGTGGCGAAGAATACGTCGTTGACCTCCATCAAAAAGTGAAAGTCGAGTGCGTCGTCGCGGATATCCCTGCTAACGAGGTAATCGAAGCGATTCGCGGTGCCGCGAATACGGGCGAACCTGGCGATGGGAAGGTATTCGTCGTACCCATCGAGGATGCCTGTCAGGTTAGGACCGGAAAAAGGGGAACGGAGGCAGTTTGA
- a CDS encoding DUF1850 domain-containing protein has product MPAGAGSGIRSTNDGASERILVVADADTGDPILVSPVENGTRVTLSYTHSVEKTPVHDVYTVNGDELVMTEMRFQSYGAGLPATANVTTENGWFVFDPPGRYERISVAPGDVASHELRIDDERYDLVELSGDESVELFVIKRCPT; this is encoded by the coding sequence ATTCCGGCGGGAGCGGGTTCGGGAATACGGAGTACGAACGACGGAGCGAGCGAGCGAATCCTCGTCGTTGCCGATGCCGACACGGGCGATCCGATACTCGTCTCACCGGTCGAAAACGGAACGCGGGTAACGCTTTCGTACACGCACAGCGTCGAGAAAACGCCGGTTCACGACGTGTACACGGTGAATGGGGATGAACTGGTGATGACAGAGATGCGGTTTCAGTCCTACGGGGCAGGACTCCCAGCCACGGCCAACGTCACGACGGAAAACGGCTGGTTCGTCTTCGACCCGCCGGGACGGTACGAGCGGATTTCCGTCGCGCCGGGTGACGTGGCAAGCCACGAACTACGAATCGATGACGAACGGTACGACCTCGTCGAACTTTCGGGCGACGAGTCGGTCGAACTGTTCGTCATCAAACGGTGTCCGACATGA
- a CDS encoding DUF7089 family protein, whose protein sequence is MFSQRTLTEDVAAVRNEHTSDALVLDCDRDFETLPVPARDDLALVTDELRPFSAPDEWLPDDIPELLRRFAGPDLVVGMPGDGSVAWTKQTSPPVVFVKARVAGSPEEFIDFLLAEALVEVGLDLPEQFLEFFGERYREFADVVPLDSGSTYQLAVALTDAYSGLHTHEVFADWEKSYSRLFEAWQDAGGRIEPRLEGITREIATGRTDFPDAAEFACNAIKHDIEPPPPFSALDTEAYRHHGVDYAIKWAEKTLNTE, encoded by the coding sequence ATGTTTAGCCAACGAACGCTCACCGAAGACGTAGCGGCTGTTCGGAACGAACACACATCCGACGCCCTCGTTCTCGACTGTGATCGTGATTTCGAGACACTACCCGTTCCGGCGCGAGACGACCTCGCACTAGTAACGGACGAGCTCCGTCCGTTCTCCGCGCCCGACGAGTGGCTACCGGACGATATCCCCGAACTCCTGCGCCGGTTCGCCGGACCCGATCTCGTCGTCGGGATGCCGGGCGATGGAAGCGTGGCGTGGACGAAGCAGACTTCCCCGCCGGTCGTTTTTGTCAAGGCACGAGTGGCCGGATCACCGGAGGAGTTCATCGATTTCTTGCTTGCAGAAGCGTTAGTCGAAGTCGGCCTCGATTTACCCGAACAGTTTCTCGAATTCTTCGGCGAACGCTACCGGGAGTTTGCCGATGTGGTTCCACTCGATTCGGGAAGTACCTACCAACTCGCCGTTGCACTGACCGACGCCTACAGTGGTCTACACACCCACGAGGTGTTCGCTGATTGGGAAAAATCCTATTCGCGCCTTTTCGAGGCCTGGCAGGATGCAGGCGGGCGTATCGAACCGCGATTGGAAGGAATCACTCGGGAAATCGCCACCGGACGAACCGATTTCCCGGATGCGGCCGAGTTCGCGTGTAATGCGATCAAACACGACATCGAACCGCCACCGCCGTTTTCCGCGCTCGATACCGAGGCATATCGACATCATGGTGTCGACTATGCGATCAAATGGGCAGAAAAGACGTTGAATACTGAGTAG
- a CDS encoding TAXI family TRAP transporter solute-binding subunit, producing the protein MVGELNRRGFVKAVGATGLLGLSGTTSAQQQRLTWFAGGTGGTYFPLSNQFKTIIENNTDYTVQVQSTGASVENVGGLAQGNADFALIQNDVAFYAYNGTGISEFQGTAIKSLRGVATLYPETIHIVTLQESNIDTLEDLQGKTINTGDLGSGTQLNAIQILESVGIQQNDFTQQNTSFSQAADQLRNGDIDAAFVVGGWPVGAIEELATTNNIAFVQISGQTRQNIRNQATWFADDTIPAGTYSGQNEPVQTVAVQAMIATTQDQPNPAVSGVTESIFNNTGQLTLKQQFINRKTALDGMSIPLHPAAREIFGPATTQGGGNQGGGSGSGGNDSGGNGGS; encoded by the coding sequence ATGGTGGGGGAACTCAATCGACGTGGATTCGTGAAAGCTGTGGGCGCAACCGGGCTCCTTGGGCTTTCCGGAACCACATCGGCACAGCAACAGCGATTAACCTGGTTTGCGGGCGGAACCGGCGGGACATACTTCCCGCTCTCGAATCAGTTCAAGACGATAATCGAGAACAACACTGACTACACAGTACAAGTGCAATCGACTGGCGCGAGTGTCGAGAACGTCGGCGGTCTCGCACAAGGAAACGCCGATTTTGCGCTCATCCAGAACGACGTCGCCTTCTACGCGTACAACGGAACGGGCATCAGCGAATTTCAAGGGACCGCGATCAAGAGCCTACGCGGCGTGGCGACGTTGTATCCCGAGACGATTCACATCGTAACGCTTCAGGAGAGTAACATCGATACGCTGGAAGACCTGCAAGGGAAGACCATCAACACGGGTGACCTCGGAAGCGGAACCCAGTTGAACGCGATTCAGATTCTGGAGTCGGTCGGCATTCAGCAGAACGACTTCACCCAACAGAATACCAGTTTCTCGCAAGCAGCGGATCAACTTCGAAACGGCGACATCGACGCCGCATTTGTGGTCGGCGGCTGGCCCGTCGGCGCAATCGAGGAGTTGGCGACGACAAACAACATCGCATTCGTGCAGATTTCCGGCCAGACCCGACAGAATATCAGAAATCAGGCGACGTGGTTCGCCGACGACACGATTCCGGCGGGAACCTACAGTGGCCAGAACGAACCCGTCCAGACCGTCGCAGTGCAGGCAATGATTGCGACAACCCAAGACCAACCGAACCCGGCCGTCAGCGGCGTGACGGAATCCATCTTCAACAACACCGGCCAGCTAACTCTGAAACAGCAGTTCATCAACCGGAAGACCGCGCTTGACGGAATGTCCATTCCGCTTCACCCCGCCGCACGGGAAATATTCGGCCCAGCGACGACACAGGGAGGTGGAAACCAGGGCGGCGGAAGCGGATCAGGAGGCAATGACTCCGGTGGAAACGGTGGTTCGTAA